In the genome of Arvicola amphibius chromosome 2, mArvAmp1.2, whole genome shotgun sequence, the window TCCAACCCAGGACTCATCAGGATGCAGATGACCTCCACAAAAAGGTGTCTCGCCATTCCCGCTGTCATCGGGTGTACGTACATACACGTGCATAAGACCATTCCTGTGGGTGCAcgtgcatatgtttatgtgtgtggaaaTCGGGCGACAACCTtggaattgcttttttttttggtctggctACACTGACTGGCCATCAGCCATCAAGTCTCAAGAAtccacctctccccaccccaacccccagccctgggattataaGTGTTACCACTTAAAACTTTATTacctgaaaaatatttatttttattttatgagtgttttgcctacaagaatgtatgtgtgctgtgtgtgtgcttgttaaTCTTGGAGGGCAgaatccccaggacccaacaGAATTAAAGATGGTTGCGTGAGCTGCcgtgtaggtgttgggaatctaacccaggtcctctgcaagagcagcaaatgctcttaatcaccgagcaGTTTCTCTAGTTCCCTGCAAAAAGTTTTACACGagttcttgggattgaactctggtcgtAACACTTGTATAGCAAGCGCTTCACAAACCAAGCTGGCTCTCTTCACATTGCCAGCTTGACAGGATCAAGAATCATATAGGATGCGAGTCTGACACGCTCAAAGGGGGCTGTCTAGATTAGGCTAACTGAGGTGGAACGAACCACATTAACTCTGATGCCACCatgcagaagaaagcaagctgagcactagCGTTTACCTTCCTGACTGCCGACATACTCCTGCCATGATCAAATATGGTGCCCTTAATTTTGCTTGTCAGGTATTTTGCTTCAATGAGACTAATAATTGCCCCAACCCAAAAGTTACTGTACTATCCTCCGTATCATTTCCATAGATTtatcaaatcttatttttttctaattattaatgCTGCCTTTGATTTCCCACTCTCTCAACTTCTGCtcttcaaaaattatatatatcttgggtttaaatttttatctttttagccgggcggtggtggcgcacgcctttaatcccagcactcgggaggcagaggcaggcggatctctgtgagttcgagaccagcctggtctacaagagctagttccaggacaggctccaaagccacagagaaaccctgtctcgaaaaaccaaaaaaaaaaaaaaaaaatttttatctttttaaaaatttatgcgCATGTTTGTACAtgacatacatgcctggtgccagaggccaggagagggcattggatgccctgggctggagttagagatggtgtgagccaccatgtaggtgctgggagcctGGCTCCTCAatgctgagcatctctctagGTCCCACTTACacttaaggttttatttatttagtgtgtgtgtgtgtgtgttatggtgtgagcgtggaggtcagaggacagcttacagaaatcaattctctccttccgctACGAACCGAACTCAggtatcaggcttggtggcaaatgccttaaCCCTGAGTTATCTCATTGGCCCCAACTTCCTTCACCACTCTCCTCTGTTCTGATGTCCTCAAATGTGTCCCTGTAGACACATCAGGCCTAGGGGGAGGATCCATTCCAGCCATTCTAGCGACATAAATTTCCCTTGTTCCTGGTCACACCCTAGGAAGTCTCCCTAAAGGAGGGCCAGGTAGCTTTCCATCCCAGAGTCTTATTACACCTGTTGTCACTGGCACTTTCCCCTCATTTCTCATTGAAAGATCAGCTGGGCTAGAAAGCATCTAGAATGTTCTTTCCttatcttttctgtgttttcctgccACAAAACATGGTGCCCCTTCCCTACAACTCCATCCAGTTCTGCTATGGTTTGTGTAAGTGTCCCTCAAAGGTTGGTCTAAATGAGTTGGTTCCAGCCCGAGGACTGACCGGGAGAATCTCAGGTGGGGGGACCTAGTGGCAGCATGCTTTTAAGGGAGACAGTGGGATCCTGGACCTTCCCTGCCTCTTTGCTTCTGGGTGTCCATGAGGTGAGCAGCCTGCTTTGCCATGTTCTCCTTCCTGAGTTGCCCACAGGTCTAGGGCAGCAAAGCCAAACGGCCGCACACTGAAGGAAGCCTCTATGAGCCCCAGTGAGCCTTTCCTCTCCAGCTATCACTAGCCTTCtgccacagcagtagaaaaccGACACAAATGGCAACACAGCCCCTATTTCAGATGTAAAGACCCTGTTACAGTAAGGAACTCACAGGAGGCCTCAACTAAGTGGCAGAGTTCAGATTTAAGCTGTGTTCAACCTCAGCATACTTAGCTGTGGGAAACATGGCTGAGAGCCTGCTCATAGTCTGACCAGGGCAGAAGTATCTCTTAGTCATTCTTCCCTCTCACCCACTCCAAAACCCCACCAGTTTCCTCAGCATCATCCCCTAAACCGtatttccttaaaattaaaatctagtgcatgtgcacacacacgcatgtcaTAGCATGTGAAGTTCTGAGGGCAGTGTGTAGGAGTCcatcttcttccaccatgtgggttctagagatgaAGCTCAGGGTGTCAGGCACAGCGGCCAGCGTCCTGACCACATGAACCATCCTGTTGGCTTGCTCGcaggttttctccttccttttgatTTTGTGAGATAAGATCTTGTGTGTAGCCTTGGTGGACCAAGCTACTGAGTGCTAACATTACAGGCGTGCCTCACTGGACCTAACTCTCTAAGTCTTTTCTACAAGAGCACATCAGAGGAATGGCCTGAGAGCTGACACAAACATGCCTCGTCGATCCCAAGCATGGCAATACATGGTATTAACTtgttaggaggtagaggcagatttCCACAGATTTGACAAAAACCTGGCCTAGGCATGAACTTCAACCGGGACTATATAGGGAGGTTCAAACAAATCCAAAACTTGGCCCAATGGCACATATCTATAataccagcccttggaaggctgagacaggactaCTGTAGGCTGACAGTATcgggctagccaggactacaagCAAGACTGCCtcaacagaacaaaaacagacCCCCTGAAATCTGAAAATGCAAGATCCCAAATGCCGGAAAATCTGATTTTTCCCTGGGCAAGGGCATGGTGTCACAAGTAGAAAATTCCACATTTGACCTTTGCAATCGGTCTCAAATATCAGACATTCTAAAAATACTGCATGCATTAAGTCACGTTCAGGCTGGGTATAAGATACATATGAAACAGAGAAATGTTATGGGCAGGTTTGGGTCTGTTTATGACACACAAACACTCCAAAATCCAAAAGCTAACAGTAGCCCTGGTTCCAAGCGCTTTAGATAAGGCCCTATCCACCCGGGCTAGCcaggcttctcctcctcctccccaggctCCAAACTCAGCATATCAGAGGATGAAGGCAGAAGGTCTGTGTACCAGAAGCCTGTTGCTCAGGACACATGAAAGGCTGGCTGCAGAGGCGGGCCCCACTCTACCTGCAGGAAAGGCTGCCTGACATGAGGTACATCATCCACGCCTGGCCTTTGGAGGGATCTTCCCCAGCAGCTGGCCATTCTTCCTCTGAGCCACAGAGCCAGGAGGGGAGGCTTTGGGGAAAAGCCCTCGCTGGTGCCATTGTTTGCTGCTAGGGTTGCTATGGTGATGCTTCCTGACTAGTGCTGCTGGGAGGAGACTGCCTGTCCTGGGAGGCTCTTCAGTCCCTGACGCCTTCCTGGTGAGGTAGGGAGGGGGCAGCTCTGTCAGTTCTGGTTACAAGATGTGGTAAGAGGAGCTGCCTCCAGGAGGACCTTGTCTGGGAGGTTTGGGGAGGAGGAAGTACGCATGCTCTCAGGCTTGGGGCCTGAATGTTGAACAGCATGGGAGGGGAATTGAGGCCTGCAAGTGCTGAGCTACTTGAGGAATCGGCAGGAGCCCAAGTCAGAGTTTGGGCCATGGAACAAGGTGGCAGGGAAGAGGTGGGTGGGACTCTGTAGAgccaggatctcatgtagctggCCTGGcgggtcctcctgcttctctccacCTCAAGGACCGAGTTATAGCTATGAACCACACCAGACGAAACTGACAATTTCTGCGTCAGAAAAGGGTGTGGGAGGAACATCTGTGAAAGGCCCTGGCCATCACTTCCAGTCTCCACCATTGCCCCTCATTCATCATTCAAGTCCTCGAGACCAGCAGTGCCACCCTGGGTTTTATTCAGTAGGTAGTTACAGTAGTGTTCTTGTGCTAGCTTGTGTATCGGAGCCTAAAGTGGCTCTTTGCAAAGCTCAGGTGCAAGCTAAGGAAGCCAGGCAGGTCAGGGGTCACTTCCTCCTTCTCAGGCCTCAGTCTGAGCTCTCAATGCTGGCTTCCCAGCATGATCAGGAACACTATCAGAGAACCACCTAACAGGACTCATGTGAGCACCCATCCCCCACACCCAAACCCAACAGGCTTTTCTACCAGGACCACTGGTTTAGAAACATGGGGGTGTCAGGAAAGGGCAGGAAGCGGGATCCTGGCAAGCCAACCTGTATGTCTAGATGCCTAGAGAACCCACAAGTGCGGAAGAAACTGCACTGCAGGTCCTTCCCCCAAAGGCTGCAAGCAGAAGCCAAGTGCAGCCCTTGTCACCCCACCCACTCCTGGCAGTCTCTAGATAATGATCTAAGGAAATAAGCTTAGTTCTAATTAGAGGACAATTTGGGGAACTTACACCATTTACAAGGGTTACCCTGCCAGGAGCAGCAGGTAACTACGGGGCACTTCCTGTCCGCCACTGCTTTTGTCACACCCACCCTTCGGGTGCCAGCAGAGAGAGCTGAGGACTCTCTCCGGAGACCTACTGCATGCACAGGTCCCAGCAGTGGCTTCGATGTGACTATCTCTTGGCATAATTAGGTAAAGGGCACAGCTCAGGCCTCGCGTGGCAGCTTCCCTTAGAGGGCTTGGGGTACACTGAGCCTTGTACCTCCCAGTCACACAAGTGCCAGGATAGTGAGCAGCTTGAGTAGCAAGGACAAGGCCTTGGCTCTATCGCAGCTCAGGGATGAACTGAGACCAGTTGATATTGTCAGGGCCCAGAGGGTCCTCTTCCAGGCCAGGGAAGCTGATGTCTAGAAGGATCTTGCTGAGGCTGTCGTTCATTGTGTCCAAGACCAGGCCTTCTGTGAGAGAACGGTTGGCTGAAAGGCTAGGGACCTGTGGCTCGGGGGAGCCTGGCTTGGGAACCTCGAGATGTGGAGGCGGAGAGCTGCTGAAGGGGTCAGAGGCAAGGTCAAAGGGTTCTGAGTTGAGGAGCTCCCGGGGTGAGTCAAAAAGGGGAACACTTTTCAGAGGTGTGGTATGCAGCTCCATCAGCCCCAGGGAGTCAGGCAAGGGGCCAAAGGCGCCCTGGGGGGTTCGTACTGGGCTGAAATCTAAGCCCCCAACTTTGGCTGGGGGTGTAAGCCTCCAGGACTCAGGGGTTCTGGAGAGCACAGACTTGctaggagtggaggagatgggcAATGTCTCCTTGACGGGGGTCTTGAAAGGCACCCCCTCCTCTTGAGGGCAGTCGAGCTGGGACACAGGCTCTGACGACTCTGCCAGGAGTAGGGGCTCCATGGCCGGCTGTAATGTGCTGGGGTCCTCTGAGAAGAGTAGTTCAGGCTCATCCAGACAGGGGGGCCGGAGGTGCTGTTTCCTCCGAGAGCGGctcacctccctcttctctcttcgcTTGGTCACCAGCATTTCTGAGACACGCCGGGCTGGGGACTGGAGCCCACAATAGGACTTCTTGGGCTTTggagtgggagagcaggaagaaTCTTCCCAGGAATTGGACAGTTCCTCTTTCAGTGACGCACACGGAGAAGGCCACTCTTCCAAAGGAGGGCTCTCCACTTTGATAGGCCTCTCTAAGTGTGCCAAGTCCTCCCCAGGCTGGAGTTCTTCCTCCTTAATGGACTGAATAGGGAGCAAAGGCAGTAGCCCTTCTTCAAGCAGGGGTTTCTCCTCCTTCACTGGTCCGGCAGCAGGAAGTGGGGCTATCCCTTCATTGGCTAGCAGTACTTTGGGTGCAATTCGGACTCGTTTGCTATGACGAGCGAGCTCTGAGCTCCTAAGTGAAGCTGCCAGAGGCAATGGCATCTTTACCGAGGGCTGTAACACCAGAGACTGGTTCACTGGGAACTGGATGGGCACCAGGTATGAGCTGACCCGTGGGAGCAGAGGCTTCATCTTCCGCCCTAGTAGGAAGCAGGAGAGATCAGAGGTAGCAAAGCTATGGGTCCGCTACTTCCCACTCCAGGAGCCCTGCTTAACTGTGCACTCAGATCCTTTaagctggagacagaagctgaagCTAGGCCCCAGAGCCAGATCAGGCAGGTCTGAGGCCCACTCCCATACTCACGTGCGCCCAGCGGGAGTTCAGTTTTGATGGTCACATTTCTACGGAGCTCAGGATTGGGTcgtttctgctgctgcttttgggaaagaaagaaaccagggctAGTAAGGTGAGGGGAGACAGAACCCCGACAACTTAACTTGAGCTGATGCAATTGGCCTAACCAACAACCCAACAACTAGAAAAAGCTAGTTTGAACGATGGATGCAGGTAAGTACAATCTGTCAAGCCATGCTGGGGGAAAAATGGACAGAAACAGACATATGAGGAGAGGACAGGACAGTGCGACACCCATGATTCTCACCACCCCCAGGGAATGCAACAGCTaccagagagacaaaggaaaggcAGGCTGAGAGAACAGGTTGATGCTGCTGCCTGCAAGGCCCATGCCATGCACTTGTCCTTGCAGTGGCAGGTCCTGCAGTGCCCAGTTTGGTCTGCTCAGCACACCTTTGTGATGCTGTGTGTAGGGCTAGCAGCCACGAGGCCAAACACAGTCCCCTCCCCACATCACAGCTTCTCTGCCCACTAAAGCCATGCTGAGCAGTGAAGGGAAATAAGGCCAAGCCCCGAGCCAGAGGAAAAGAATCTTACTGATTCCAAGTTCTCAGGCGATTG includes:
- the Foxm1 gene encoding forkhead box protein M1 isoform X1, with amino-acid sequence MRTSPRRPLILKRRRLPLPVQNAPGETSEEEAKRPPAQQEPTQAQASQEVAESSSCKFPAGIKIINHPTMPNTQVVAIPNNADIQSIITALTAKGKESGSSGPNKFILISSGGTSSHPPGPQPQAQTSHDSKRTEAITETLGPKPAAKGVPVPKPPGALPRQRQESCAGGEAAGCTLDNSLTNIQWLGKMSSDGLGPCSIKQEMEEKENCHLEQNRVKVEEPPGASTSWQDSVSERPPYSYMAMIQFAINSTERKRMTLKDIYTWIEDHFPYFKHIAKPGWKNSIRHNLSLHDMFVRETSANGKVSFWTIHPSANRYLTLDQVFKPLEPGSPQSPENLESQQKRPNPELRRNVTIKTELPLGARRKMKPLLPRVSSYLVPIQFPVNQSLVLQPSVKMPLPLAASLRSSELARHSKRVRIAPKVLLANEGIAPLPAAGPVKEEKPLLEEGLLPLLPIQSIKEEELQPGEDLAHLERPIKVESPPLEEWPSPCASLKEELSNSWEDSSCSPTPKPKKSYCGLQSPARRVSEMLVTKRREKREVSRSRRKQHLRPPCLDEPELLFSEDPSTLQPAMEPLLLAESSEPVSQLDCPQEEGVPFKTPVKETLPISSTPSKSVLSRTPESWRLTPPAKVGGLDFSPVRTPQGAFGPLPDSLGLMELHTTPLKSVPLFDSPRELLNSEPFDLASDPFSSSPPPHLEVPKPGSPEPQVPSLSANRSLTEGLVLDTMNDSLSKILLDISFPGLEEDPLGPDNINWSQFIPELR
- the Foxm1 gene encoding forkhead box protein M1 isoform X4; this translates as MRTSPRRPLILKRRRLPLPVQNAPGETSEEEAKRPPAQQEPTQAQASQEVAESSSCKFPAGIKIINHPTMPNTQVVAIPNNADIQSIITALTAKGKESGSSGPNKFILISSGGTSSHPPGPQPQAQTSHDSKRTEAITETLGPKPAAKGVPVPKPPGALPRQRQESSGGEAAGCTLDNSLTNIQWLGKMSSDGLGPCSIKQEMEEKENCHLEQNRVKVEEPPGASTSWQDSVSERPPYSYMAMIQFAINSTERKRMTLKDIYTWIEDHFPYFKHIAKPGWKNSIRHNLSLHDMFVRETSANGKVSFWTIHPSANRYLTLDQVFKQQKRPNPELRRNVTIKTELPLGARRKMKPLLPRVSSYLVPIQFPVNQSLVLQPSVKMPLPLAASLRSSELARHSKRVRIAPKVLLANEGIAPLPAAGPVKEEKPLLEEGLLPLLPIQSIKEEELQPGEDLAHLERPIKVESPPLEEWPSPCASLKEELSNSWEDSSCSPTPKPKKSYCGLQSPARRVSEMLVTKRREKREVSRSRRKQHLRPPCLDEPELLFSEDPSTLQPAMEPLLLAESSEPVSQLDCPQEEGVPFKTPVKETLPISSTPSKSVLSRTPESWRLTPPAKVGGLDFSPVRTPQGAFGPLPDSLGLMELHTTPLKSVPLFDSPRELLNSEPFDLASDPFSSSPPPHLEVPKPGSPEPQVPSLSANRSLTEGLVLDTMNDSLSKILLDISFPGLEEDPLGPDNINWSQFIPELR
- the Foxm1 gene encoding forkhead box protein M1 isoform X2; the protein is MRTSPRRPLILKRRRLPLPVQNAPGETSEEEAKRPPAQQEPTQAQASQEVAESSSCKFPAGIKIINHPTMPNTQVVAIPNNADIQSIITALTAKGKESGSSGPNKFILISSGGTSSHPPGPQPQAQTSHDSKRTEAITETLGPKPAAKGVPVPKPPGALPRQRQESCAGGEAAGCTLDNSLTNIQWLGKMSSDGLGPCSIKQEMEEKENCHLEQNRVKVEEPPGASTSWQDSVSERPPYSYMAMIQFAINSTERKRMTLKDIYTWIEDHFPYFKHIAKPGWKNSIRHNLSLHDMFVRETSANGKVSFWTIHPSANRYLTLDQVFKQQKRPNPELRRNVTIKTELPLGARRKMKPLLPRVSSYLVPIQFPVNQSLVLQPSVKMPLPLAASLRSSELARHSKRVRIAPKVLLANEGIAPLPAAGPVKEEKPLLEEGLLPLLPIQSIKEEELQPGEDLAHLERPIKVESPPLEEWPSPCASLKEELSNSWEDSSCSPTPKPKKSYCGLQSPARRVSEMLVTKRREKREVSRSRRKQHLRPPCLDEPELLFSEDPSTLQPAMEPLLLAESSEPVSQLDCPQEEGVPFKTPVKETLPISSTPSKSVLSRTPESWRLTPPAKVGGLDFSPVRTPQGAFGPLPDSLGLMELHTTPLKSVPLFDSPRELLNSEPFDLASDPFSSSPPPHLEVPKPGSPEPQVPSLSANRSLTEGLVLDTMNDSLSKILLDISFPGLEEDPLGPDNINWSQFIPELR
- the Foxm1 gene encoding forkhead box protein M1 isoform X3 yields the protein MRTSPRRPLILKRRRLPLPVQNAPGETSEEEAKRPPAQQEPTQAQASQEVAESSSCKFPAGIKIINHPTMPNTQVVAIPNNADIQSIITALTAKGKESGSSGPNKFILISSGGTSSHPPGPQPQAQTSHDSKRTEAITETLGPKPAAKGVPVPKPPGALPRQRQESSGGEAAGCTLDNSLTNIQWLGKMSSDGLGPCSIKQEMEEKENCHLEQNRVKVEEPPGASTSWQDSVSERPPYSYMAMIQFAINSTERKRMTLKDIYTWIEDHFPYFKHIAKPGWKNSIRHNLSLHDMFVRETSANGKVSFWTIHPSANRYLTLDQVFKQQQKRPNPELRRNVTIKTELPLGARRKMKPLLPRVSSYLVPIQFPVNQSLVLQPSVKMPLPLAASLRSSELARHSKRVRIAPKVLLANEGIAPLPAAGPVKEEKPLLEEGLLPLLPIQSIKEEELQPGEDLAHLERPIKVESPPLEEWPSPCASLKEELSNSWEDSSCSPTPKPKKSYCGLQSPARRVSEMLVTKRREKREVSRSRRKQHLRPPCLDEPELLFSEDPSTLQPAMEPLLLAESSEPVSQLDCPQEEGVPFKTPVKETLPISSTPSKSVLSRTPESWRLTPPAKVGGLDFSPVRTPQGAFGPLPDSLGLMELHTTPLKSVPLFDSPRELLNSEPFDLASDPFSSSPPPHLEVPKPGSPEPQVPSLSANRSLTEGLVLDTMNDSLSKILLDISFPGLEEDPLGPDNINWSQFIPELR